One window from the genome of Rhodopseudomonas sp. P2A-2r encodes:
- the urtD gene encoding urea ABC transporter ATP-binding protein UrtD — MLIGHQPKDFLLAVEGLTVSFDGFKAVNDLSFYVEENEIRVIIGPNGAGKTTVLDLICGKTKATSGAIHFRDKDLTKMKENQIVQAGVGRKFQTPSIYDDLTVFENLEISFPRGRSVFGALTFKRDAVVRDRVEEVAEMIFLKDRLNMSAELLSHGQKQWLEIGMLLIQDPDLLMLDEPVAGMSVSERIKTAELLNTIIKNRSVLVIEHDMKFVEDIAHKVTVLHQGQILSEGSMEKVKNDPKVIEVYLGH, encoded by the coding sequence ATGCTGATCGGTCACCAGCCCAAGGATTTCCTGCTCGCGGTGGAGGGACTGACTGTGTCATTCGATGGCTTCAAGGCCGTCAACGACCTCTCCTTCTACGTCGAGGAGAACGAGATCCGCGTCATCATCGGGCCCAACGGCGCCGGCAAGACCACGGTGCTCGATCTGATCTGCGGCAAGACCAAGGCCACGTCGGGCGCCATCCATTTTCGTGACAAGGACCTCACGAAGATGAAGGAGAACCAGATCGTCCAGGCCGGTGTCGGCCGTAAATTCCAGACGCCGTCGATTTATGACGATCTCACCGTGTTCGAGAATCTGGAGATTTCCTTCCCGCGCGGCCGCAGCGTGTTCGGCGCGCTGACCTTCAAGCGTGACGCGGTGGTGCGCGACCGGGTCGAGGAAGTCGCCGAGATGATCTTTCTCAAGGATCGCCTCAACATGTCGGCCGAATTGCTCAGCCACGGCCAGAAGCAGTGGCTGGAGATCGGCATGCTGCTGATCCAGGACCCGGACCTCCTGATGCTCGACGAACCGGTCGCCGGCATGAGCGTCAGCGAGCGCATCAAGACCGCCGAATTGCTCAACACAATCATCAAGAACCGGTCGGTTCTGGTGATCGAGCACGATATGAAGTTCGTCGAGGACATCGCCCACAAGGTCACAGTCCTGCACCAGGGCCAGATACTGTCGGAAGGCTCGATGGAGAAGGTCAAGAACGACCCGAAGGTCATCGAAGTTTATCTGGGGCATTGA
- the urtA gene encoding urea ABC transporter substrate-binding protein: MSDEKKPGLHSPLRRKLLMGMAALPALTMLPRPSFAQSPATSAVNTTGLAVTDTEVTVGILHSATGTMAISETGSIEAEKLAIEQINAMGGVLGRKIKFIQEDGASDWPTFAEKAKKLLVNDKVAAIMGCWTSASRKAVLPVMEQYNGMLYYPTFYEGLEQSKNVIYTGQEATQQILAGINWITKEKGAKSFYFIGSDYIWPRTSNKIARKHIENMLKLKVVGEEYFPLGHTQFNSVINKIKLTKPDVIFTDVVGGSNVAFYKQLKAAGIDLNKQTLLTISVTEDEIDGIGGENIAGAYACMKYFQSLKNDNNAKFVPAFHKMWGEKTVIGDVTQAAYLGPWLWKLTVEKAGSFDIDKVAAASPGIEFKGAPEGYVRIHENHHLWSKTRVGKARLDGQFDVVYETADLVEPDPFPKGYQ; encoded by the coding sequence ATGTCAGACGAGAAGAAACCGGGCCTACATTCGCCGTTGCGGCGAAAATTGCTGATGGGCATGGCGGCGCTGCCCGCATTGACGATGCTTCCGCGCCCATCTTTTGCGCAGTCGCCTGCGACTTCGGCGGTCAACACCACCGGCCTGGCGGTGACCGATACGGAAGTCACCGTCGGCATCCTGCATTCCGCGACCGGCACCATGGCGATCTCGGAAACCGGCTCGATCGAGGCCGAGAAGCTGGCCATCGAACAGATCAACGCCATGGGTGGCGTGCTCGGTCGCAAGATCAAGTTCATCCAGGAAGACGGCGCCTCGGACTGGCCGACTTTCGCCGAAAAGGCCAAGAAGCTGCTGGTCAACGACAAGGTCGCCGCCATCATGGGCTGCTGGACCTCGGCGTCGCGCAAGGCCGTGCTGCCGGTCATGGAGCAGTATAACGGCATGCTGTATTACCCGACCTTCTACGAAGGTCTGGAGCAGTCCAAGAACGTGATCTACACCGGCCAGGAAGCCACCCAGCAGATCCTCGCCGGCATCAACTGGATCACCAAGGAGAAGGGCGCCAAGTCGTTCTACTTCATCGGCTCCGATTACATCTGGCCGCGCACCTCGAACAAGATCGCGCGCAAGCACATCGAGAACATGCTCAAGCTCAAGGTCGTGGGCGAAGAGTATTTCCCGCTCGGTCACACCCAGTTCAATTCGGTCATCAACAAGATCAAGCTGACCAAGCCGGACGTGATCTTCACCGACGTGGTCGGCGGCTCCAACGTCGCCTTCTACAAACAGCTCAAGGCCGCCGGCATCGATCTCAACAAGCAGACGCTGCTGACCATCTCGGTCACCGAGGACGAAATCGACGGTATCGGCGGCGAGAACATCGCGGGCGCCTATGCCTGCATGAAGTACTTCCAGTCGCTGAAGAACGACAACAACGCCAAATTCGTCCCGGCCTTCCACAAGATGTGGGGCGAAAAGACCGTGATCGGCGACGTCACCCAGGCTGCGTATCTGGGACCGTGGCTGTGGAAGCTCACCGTCGAGAAGGCCGGCTCCTTCGACATCGACAAGGTCGCAGCGGCGTCGCCCGGCATCGAGTTCAAGGGCGCGCCGGAAGGCTATGTGCGGATCCACGAGAACCATCACCTGTGGTCCAAGACCCGCGTCGGCAAGGCGCGTCTCGATGGCCAGTTCGACGTGGTCTACGAGACCGCCGACCTGGTCGAGCCGGATCCGTTCCCCAAGGGCTACCAGTAA
- the urtE gene encoding urea ABC transporter ATP-binding subunit UrtE: MLAINDLHVAYGQSEVLHGLNIAVQPNEIVAIMGRNGMGKTTLMKSLMGIVPTRSGSVKMEGAELSGLKSYERVYKGLAYVPQGRMIFSHMTVKENIETGLVASGEKDVPADLYELFPVLLEMKGRRGGNLSGGQQQQLAIARALATKPKVLLLDEPTEGIQPSIIKEMARTLKRIRDTKGLSIIVSEQVLSFALDVADRVLVIENGEIVRDEAREGIDAAQIAKYLSV, encoded by the coding sequence ATGCTTGCGATTAACGATCTCCACGTCGCCTACGGCCAGAGCGAGGTGCTGCACGGGCTCAACATCGCTGTGCAGCCCAACGAGATCGTCGCGATCATGGGCCGGAACGGCATGGGCAAGACCACGCTGATGAAGTCGCTGATGGGCATCGTGCCGACCAGAAGCGGTTCGGTAAAGATGGAGGGCGCCGAACTCAGCGGGTTGAAGAGCTATGAGCGGGTCTACAAAGGACTAGCCTACGTGCCGCAGGGCCGCATGATCTTCTCGCATATGACGGTCAAGGAGAATATCGAGACCGGCCTCGTCGCCTCCGGCGAAAAGGACGTGCCGGCCGATCTTTATGAGCTATTTCCGGTGCTGCTGGAAATGAAGGGCCGCCGCGGCGGCAACCTGTCCGGCGGACAGCAACAGCAGCTCGCCATTGCGCGTGCGCTCGCCACCAAGCCGAAGGTGCTGCTGCTCGATGAGCCCACCGAAGGCATCCAGCCGTCGATCATCAAGGAGATGGCGCGGACGCTGAAGCGCATCCGCGACACCAAGGGCCTGTCGATCATCGTGTCCGAACAGGTGCTGAGTTTCGCGCTCGACGTCGCCGACCGCGTGCTGGTGATCGAGAACGGCGAGATCGTCCGCGATGAGGCACGCGAGGGGATCGATGCCGCGCAGATCGCCAAATACCTGTCCGTTTAA
- the urtB gene encoding urea ABC transporter permease subunit UrtB has translation MFGEYSIGDLGAIFAMQGFAGLILFSVYVLMALGLAIIFGQMGVINMAHGEFMILGAYVTWMTSNFFQTFLPSLFSGYFFVAMILAFIASGALGMLVEWALIRHLYKRPLDTLLATWGLSLILQQAYRSIFGAREVGVELPQWMMGSQRVTDTIEVPINGIFVMGLTLLITMAVAWIMYKSRWGRQVRAVVQNRVMAGAVGINTERVDCYTFGLGCGIAGIAGSAFTMIGSTGPTSGQLYIVDTFLVVVFGGAASLVGTIASAFTISQAQSTMEFFMSGSMAKVLTLLAVVGILMLRPQGLFALKVRK, from the coding sequence ATGTTCGGCGAGTATTCGATTGGCGATCTCGGCGCCATTTTCGCGATGCAGGGTTTTGCCGGGCTGATCCTGTTCTCGGTCTATGTGCTGATGGCGCTCGGCCTCGCGATCATTTTCGGCCAGATGGGCGTCATCAACATGGCGCACGGCGAATTCATGATCCTCGGTGCCTACGTCACCTGGATGACTTCGAACTTCTTTCAGACGTTTTTGCCGTCGCTGTTCTCCGGCTACTTCTTCGTCGCCATGATCCTGGCCTTCATCGCCTCCGGGGCGCTGGGCATGCTGGTGGAATGGGCGCTGATCCGGCATCTCTACAAGCGCCCGCTGGATACGCTGCTGGCCACCTGGGGCCTCAGCCTGATCCTGCAGCAGGCCTATCGTTCGATCTTCGGGGCTCGCGAAGTCGGCGTCGAACTGCCGCAGTGGATGATGGGCTCGCAGCGCGTGACCGACACCATCGAAGTGCCGATCAATGGCATCTTCGTGATGGGGCTGACGCTGCTGATCACCATGGCGGTCGCCTGGATCATGTACAAGTCGCGCTGGGGCCGCCAGGTCCGCGCTGTCGTGCAGAACCGCGTGATGGCCGGCGCCGTCGGTATCAATACCGAGCGTGTCGACTGCTACACGTTTGGCCTGGGTTGCGGCATTGCCGGCATCGCCGGATCGGCCTTCACCATGATCGGCTCGACCGGGCCGACCTCCGGTCAGCTCTACATCGTCGACACCTTCCTCGTCGTGGTGTTCGGCGGCGCCGCCAGCCTGGTCGGCACCATCGCCTCCGCCTTCACCATCTCGCAGGCGCAATCGACCATGGAATTCTTCATGTCCGGTTCGATGGCCAAGGTGCTGACCCTGCTGGCCGTCGTCGGAATCCTGATGCTGCGCCCGCAGGGCCTGTTTGCTCTCAAGGTCCGCAAGTAA
- the urtC gene encoding urea ABC transporter permease subunit UrtC yields MSDNARLVNRPELLGILALAVLLVVILPLTLDVFRLNLVAKYLTYAFVAVGLVICWGYGGILSLGQGVFFGLGGYCMAMFLKLEASSPENTKIQSTPGIPDFMDWNQITELPFFWKPFHSLTFTVIAIIVVPAFFAFVIGAAMFKRRVGGTYFAIITQAVAAILTILIVGQQGYTGGINGMTDLRTLKGWDIRPDHAKIVLYFFEVACLFGCIFVAQFIRRSKLGRILVAMRDKEDRVRFSGYSVANFKIFAFCVAAIFAAIGGAMFALQVGFMSPSFVGIVPSIEMVIYTAVGGRLSILGAVYGTLLVNFAKTSFSESFPELWLFGLGGLFIAVVLAFPNGLAGIWSDYVQPRIDRLLRRKDSKKNGWTDTSVADGAPAE; encoded by the coding sequence ATGTCCGACAATGCGCGTCTCGTCAATCGGCCGGAACTTCTCGGCATCCTCGCGCTCGCAGTCCTGCTGGTGGTGATCCTGCCGCTGACGCTCGACGTGTTCCGTCTCAACCTGGTTGCGAAGTACCTCACATATGCGTTCGTGGCGGTCGGGCTGGTGATCTGCTGGGGCTATGGCGGCATTCTCAGCCTCGGCCAGGGCGTGTTCTTCGGCCTCGGCGGCTACTGCATGGCGATGTTTCTCAAGCTTGAAGCGTCCAGCCCGGAAAACACCAAGATCCAGTCGACGCCCGGTATTCCGGATTTCATGGACTGGAATCAGATCACCGAACTGCCGTTCTTCTGGAAGCCGTTCCACAGCCTGACCTTTACCGTGATCGCCATCATCGTGGTGCCGGCATTCTTCGCCTTCGTCATCGGCGCCGCCATGTTCAAGCGCCGCGTCGGCGGCACCTATTTCGCCATCATCACCCAGGCGGTGGCGGCGATCCTCACCATCCTGATCGTCGGCCAGCAGGGCTACACCGGCGGCATCAACGGCATGACCGACCTGCGCACCCTGAAAGGCTGGGACATCCGTCCGGACCACGCTAAGATCGTGCTGTATTTCTTCGAGGTTGCCTGCCTGTTCGGCTGCATCTTCGTCGCCCAGTTCATCCGTCGCTCCAAGCTCGGCCGCATCCTGGTGGCGATGCGCGACAAGGAGGACCGCGTGAGGTTCTCCGGCTACAGCGTCGCCAACTTCAAGATATTCGCCTTCTGCGTCGCTGCAATCTTTGCGGCGATCGGCGGCGCCATGTTCGCGTTGCAGGTCGGCTTCATGTCGCCGTCCTTCGTCGGCATCGTGCCGTCCATCGAGATGGTGATTTACACGGCGGTCGGCGGCCGGCTGTCGATCCTCGGCGCGGTCTACGGCACGCTACTGGTCAACTTCGCCAAGACCAGCTTCTCGGAATCCTTTCCCGAACTCTGGCTGTTCGGGCTCGGCGGCCTGTTCATCGCGGTGGTGCTGGCATTCCCGAACGGGCTTGCCGGGATCTGGAGCGATTACGTGCAGCCGCGCATCGACCGGCTGCTGCGCAGGAAGGATTCGAAGAAGAACGGCTGGACCGATACCTCGGTCGCCGATGGCGCCCCGGCAGAGTGA